The following proteins come from a genomic window of Micromonospora zamorensis:
- a CDS encoding DUF5926 family protein, whose product MSKRRKSQRTAADTAPRREKVRDIFVPRPFDGLVDEPEWIALRELVPAASAPLRLAPALVEEFGDRSATLATVLPMAAPAISKPDGRVLIGLQRHQQSGDVSRDLAEALLCALRTEPGGQVAVPPLPGPGPRLQDILADGPLDITMHEGFEFWLDPGAGDDPTVQASLERANAAIYPTVRLTAAKAAYWCQVPEKAHVRWVLPEDEDAALDALARLGAAGSLTLGEQTKFAGMFRAHGRLVPVWDLPEETPAADWEDPVAQFAKRYAEALAATDPLDAAGRRARQGLLGRQLTLR is encoded by the coding sequence GTGAGCAAGCGTCGAAAGAGCCAGCGCACCGCAGCCGACACCGCCCCCCGCCGGGAGAAGGTGCGGGACATCTTCGTGCCGCGTCCGTTCGACGGGCTGGTCGACGAACCCGAGTGGATCGCCCTGCGCGAGTTGGTGCCGGCCGCCTCCGCGCCGCTGCGACTGGCACCCGCCCTGGTCGAGGAGTTCGGCGACCGGTCGGCGACGCTCGCCACGGTGCTGCCGATGGCCGCCCCGGCGATCAGCAAGCCGGACGGTCGGGTGCTCATCGGCCTCCAGCGCCACCAGCAGTCCGGTGACGTCTCCCGGGACCTGGCCGAGGCGCTGCTCTGCGCACTGCGGACCGAGCCGGGTGGCCAGGTGGCCGTGCCGCCGCTGCCCGGCCCCGGCCCACGCCTCCAGGACATCCTCGCGGACGGTCCACTGGACATCACGATGCACGAGGGTTTCGAGTTCTGGCTCGACCCCGGGGCCGGCGATGATCCGACCGTCCAGGCGTCTCTGGAGCGGGCCAACGCGGCCATCTACCCGACCGTGCGGTTGACCGCCGCGAAGGCCGCGTACTGGTGTCAGGTCCCGGAGAAGGCACACGTGCGCTGGGTGTTGCCCGAGGACGAGGACGCCGCCCTGGACGCGCTGGCCCGCCTCGGCGCGGCCGGTTCGCTGACGCTCGGCGAGCAGACCAAGTTCGCCGGCATGTTCCGCGCGCACGGCCGTCTGGTGCCGGTCTGGGACCTTCCGGAGGAGACTCCGGCCGCCGACTGGGAGGACCCGGTGGCGCAGTTCGCGAAGCGGTACGCGGAGGCGCTCGCCGCAACCGACCCGCTGGACGCCGCCGGCCGACGCGCCCGTCAGGGGCTGCTCGGCCGCCAGCTCACCCTCCGCTGA
- a CDS encoding ATP-binding protein — protein sequence MVVPHHPVGARLARHRLAGELADVVPPTLLADLIAVLAELVGNAVRHARPLPGGVIRVAWHLRPSAEGALIQLRVTDGGASTGPRIRTASLDAADGRGLHIVAGLATRWGVERDGMGQRVWAEFDPVPAPRPDLVPAR from the coding sequence GTGGTGGTTCCCCACCACCCGGTCGGGGCACGGCTGGCCCGGCACCGGCTCGCCGGCGAGTTGGCGGACGTCGTACCCCCGACGCTTCTCGCGGATCTGATCGCGGTGCTGGCGGAGCTGGTGGGTAACGCCGTGCGGCACGCCCGGCCGCTGCCCGGCGGAGTCATCCGGGTGGCCTGGCACCTACGCCCCTCGGCCGAGGGCGCTCTGATCCAGTTGCGGGTCACCGACGGCGGTGCGAGCACCGGGCCGCGGATCCGGACAGCCAGCCTCGACGCGGCGGACGGGCGAGGGCTGCACATCGTGGCCGGTCTGGCCACGCGTTGGGGAGTCGAGCGCGACGGCATGGGCCAGCGCGTCTGGGCCGAGTTCGACCCGGTGCCGGCACCCCGACCCGACCTGGTGCCGGCACGCTGA